The following are encoded together in the Bacillus cereus group sp. RP43 genome:
- a CDS encoding radical SAM protein produces the protein MKKYFIYNEHLGIEVPNIQEKWEDISEQAQHSILLKWEQVRGKIPDRIKELEHHINAKQNHLNNEEDFEISCKLNSEIADLASIINDLWLWYRLTQNVSKGKAHQ, from the coding sequence ATGAAAAAATATTTTATATACAATGAGCATCTAGGAATTGAAGTGCCGAACATACAAGAAAAATGGGAAGACATCTCTGAACAAGCACAGCATTCTATTTTATTAAAATGGGAGCAAGTTCGCGGAAAAATACCTGATCGTATAAAGGAACTTGAGCACCATATTAACGCGAAACAAAACCACTTAAATAACGAAGAAGACTTCGAAATTTCTTGCAAGCTAAATTCAGAAATTGCCGATCTTGCTTCAATTATTAACGATCTTTGGCTTTGGTATCGTCTAACCCAAAATGTATCTAAGGGAAAAGCACATCAATGA
- a CDS encoding NUDIX domain-containing protein: MYPRAKAFGIAIHQERLLVQEYRTGDETYYRPLGGSIELGEKSADTIIREFKEELHTEIEVTNYLGCLENIFHLDGEIGHEIIQLYSLRLLDTSLYEMELLNIKDEQTASYAKWVPITAFIQKEKLLYPGGILKYIKKKKDEIL, translated from the coding sequence ATGTATCCACGTGCAAAAGCTTTTGGCATTGCTATACATCAAGAGCGACTTCTCGTACAAGAATATCGTACAGGCGACGAAACATATTATCGTCCTCTTGGCGGTTCAATTGAACTTGGTGAGAAATCAGCAGATACCATTATTCGAGAATTTAAAGAAGAGCTTCATACAGAAATAGAAGTTACCAATTATTTAGGTTGCTTAGAAAACATCTTTCATCTAGATGGGGAAATTGGTCATGAGATTATTCAACTATATTCTTTGCGTTTATTAGACACATCACTATATGAAATGGAATTACTGAATATAAAGGATGAACAAACAGCGTCTTATGCAAAATGGGTTCCCATTACTGCATTCATTCAGAAGGAAAAATTATTATATCCAGGTGGAATTTTAAAATATATCAAAAAGAAAAAAGACGAAATCCTATAG
- a CDS encoding YitT family protein, whose translation MRNIQSRQIIKEVFMVLIGSFILAAALYHIHFQNHLTEGGFVGIALFIQNFYDISPSISTVVMDIPIILLCASFLGRKMVGYSFLGSLAFGVFYSLMENYSPFTVDLSNNLFVAAVVGGALAGIGLGFILRFGGATGGDDILTIILSKRTRFTIGQIFFVFDAIVLALSLYYLNWTEIAFTILSIAVQAKTLDLIYYPKTEKKAAKQPVSIPMSKKHATN comes from the coding sequence ATGAGGAACATCCAAAGTCGACAAATTATTAAAGAAGTTTTTATGGTTTTAATCGGTTCATTTATTTTAGCAGCAGCGCTATATCACATTCACTTCCAAAACCACTTAACAGAAGGTGGCTTTGTAGGTATTGCACTATTTATCCAAAATTTTTATGATATTTCACCATCTATTTCAACTGTAGTAATGGATATCCCTATTATTTTACTATGTGCTTCATTTTTAGGTAGAAAAATGGTTGGCTATTCATTCTTAGGTTCACTTGCATTCGGAGTATTTTATTCCCTTATGGAAAATTATTCTCCTTTTACGGTAGATTTATCAAATAATTTATTTGTAGCTGCAGTAGTTGGCGGTGCGTTAGCTGGTATTGGACTCGGTTTTATATTGCGATTTGGCGGTGCAACCGGTGGAGACGATATTTTAACAATTATATTAAGTAAACGAACTCGTTTTACAATTGGGCAAATTTTCTTCGTCTTTGACGCGATTGTTCTTGCGCTTTCATTATATTATTTAAATTGGACAGAAATTGCTTTTACTATTCTTTCGATTGCCGTACAGGCAAAAACATTGGATTTAATTTACTATCCAAAAACAGAAAAGAAAGCAGCAAAGCAACCCGTTTCTATTCCAATGTCAAAAAAACATGCGACAAACTAA
- the ackA gene encoding acetate kinase has translation MSKIIAINAGSSSLKFQLFEMPSETVLTKGLVERIGLEDSIFTITVDGEKQKEITNIPDHAVAVNMLLKKLTENGIVKSLDEIGGIGHRVVHGGEKFADSVLIDAEVLADIEELSDLAPLHNPANLVGIKAFQEVLPNVPAVAVFDTAFHQTMPESAFLYSLPYEYYEKFGIRKYGFHGTSHKYVTERAAELLGRPIESLSLLSCHLGNGASIAAVEGGKSIDTSMGFTPLAGVTMGTRSGNLDPALIPYIMEKTGQTVEEVVNVLNKKSGMLGLTGYSSDLRDIIAKEEEGDHRAKVALDVFVSRIHKYIGSYTARMKGVDAIIFTAGVGENSAIIRERVLEGLEYMGVYFDAKRNNVFGEEAFISFPHSPVKIIVIPTDEEVMIARDVLRLGDIG, from the coding sequence ATGTCAAAAATCATCGCGATTAACGCAGGAAGCTCTTCCTTAAAGTTCCAATTATTTGAAATGCCAAGTGAAACAGTATTAACAAAAGGTTTAGTAGAACGTATCGGTTTAGAAGATAGTATCTTCACAATTACTGTAGATGGCGAAAAACAAAAAGAAATTACAAACATCCCAGATCATGCAGTAGCAGTTAACATGCTTCTTAAGAAATTAACTGAAAACGGAATCGTAAAATCTCTTGATGAGATTGGCGGTATCGGTCACCGTGTTGTACACGGCGGCGAAAAATTTGCTGATTCTGTTTTAATTGATGCTGAAGTATTAGCTGATATCGAAGAATTAAGCGATTTAGCACCACTTCACAACCCAGCAAACCTTGTTGGTATTAAAGCATTCCAAGAAGTACTACCAAACGTACCAGCAGTAGCAGTATTCGATACAGCATTCCACCAAACAATGCCGGAATCTGCATTCCTATACAGCTTACCATATGAGTACTATGAGAAATTTGGCATCCGTAAATACGGTTTCCACGGAACTTCTCATAAATACGTAACTGAGCGTGCGGCTGAATTATTAGGTCGTCCAATTGAAAGCTTAAGCCTACTTTCTTGTCACTTAGGTAACGGTGCAAGTATCGCAGCAGTAGAAGGCGGTAAATCTATCGATACTTCTATGGGCTTCACGCCACTTGCTGGTGTAACAATGGGTACACGTTCTGGTAACCTTGACCCTGCGTTAATTCCATACATCATGGAAAAAACAGGCCAAACAGTAGAAGAAGTAGTTAACGTATTAAACAAGAAGAGTGGTATGTTAGGTCTTACTGGTTACTCTAGTGACCTACGTGACATCATTGCGAAAGAAGAAGAAGGCGACCACCGTGCGAAAGTAGCACTTGACGTGTTCGTAAGCCGTATCCATAAATACATCGGTTCTTACACAGCTCGTATGAAGGGCGTTGACGCTATCATCTTTACAGCTGGTGTAGGTGAAAACAGTGCAATTATTCGTGAGCGCGTATTAGAAGGCCTTGAGTACATGGGCGTATACTTCGACGCAAAACGCAATAACGTATTCGGTGAAGAAGCATTCATCAGCTTCCCACACTCTCCAGTGAAAATTATCGTAATTCCAACTGACGAAGAAGTTATGATCGCTCGTGACGTACTACGTCTTGGAGATATTGGTTAA
- a CDS encoding EcsC family protein: MRSKREQAILENIKEWEGQLVEQEATDFQKMFDKWLHTTVAKLPEKKRKDFFTKADGWLFHLHALIQSSQSQLDARNRILGTSRLFDESIEQLEDLKALSIDQLTYIAEQQTARHRLYSFVQGGATGAGGLLLLTADFPVMIALNVKAVQLIATSFGHDVNKPYEMMLALKVFHAALLPARLQQYAWYNLLRELEQEDSFFYEGDEEVLKPASTEVVLKQILKTFSIYALRRKLFQGIPVIGMAIGSTVNYRLTRNVTEFANRFYQVRHIIEKEKRA; encoded by the coding sequence ATGCGATCGAAGCGAGAACAAGCCATTTTAGAAAATATAAAAGAGTGGGAAGGGCAATTAGTAGAGCAAGAAGCGACCGATTTTCAAAAGATGTTTGATAAGTGGTTGCATACTACAGTTGCAAAACTACCTGAGAAAAAACGAAAAGACTTTTTTACGAAAGCAGATGGATGGCTCTTTCATTTGCATGCGCTTATTCAAAGTTCACAATCCCAGTTAGATGCACGTAATCGTATTTTAGGAACGTCGAGATTATTTGATGAATCAATTGAGCAACTTGAAGATTTGAAGGCGTTATCTATTGATCAATTAACATACATAGCAGAGCAGCAAACAGCACGTCATCGTCTATATTCATTCGTACAAGGCGGAGCAACAGGTGCTGGCGGTCTATTATTATTAACGGCTGATTTTCCGGTTATGATTGCATTAAATGTGAAGGCTGTACAACTTATTGCGACATCATTTGGGCATGATGTGAACAAGCCGTATGAAATGATGCTTGCGTTAAAGGTATTCCATGCAGCATTATTGCCGGCGAGACTTCAGCAATATGCATGGTACAATTTACTGAGAGAACTTGAGCAAGAAGATTCATTTTTTTATGAAGGAGACGAAGAGGTGTTAAAGCCAGCTTCTACTGAGGTTGTGTTAAAACAAATTTTGAAGACATTTTCGATTTATGCTCTTCGTCGTAAATTATTCCAAGGCATCCCTGTAATTGGAATGGCAATCGGATCTACAGTGAATTATCGTTTAACAAGAAATGTTACTGAATTTGCGAATAGATTTTATCAAGTGCGCCACATAATCGAGAAAGAAAAGAGAGCATGA
- a CDS encoding amidohydrolase family protein codes for MGEIWHGGSIYTMRKENEKVEAVYVENGVIVELGDKEELEKRYSAEELYDLEGKTMIPGLVDSHMHLIGHGERLLRLDLSNCKSYSEVLTLVQKRVEEAPKGSWIIGEGWNENNFTDTKQVHVRDLDEISKEHPILLKRVCRHVTWVNSYILEQAKITEAAQDPKGGKIGRDSLNKLTGLLYEQGQELIKHVQPEIDGAYLQRALQTAISDCWQYGLVGGHTEDLNYYGGFQKTYNAFSHVIKEMPFKAHLLVHHEVANERKEYEDEHYIEFGAMKIFSDGSFGGRTALLSEPYEDAQETNGVAIFSREELAGLVKKARDLHMPVAIHTIGDLSLEYVIDALELYPPAEGLRDRIIHCQLAREELIERMKHLPAIIDIQPVFVSSDFPSVIEKLGKHRLRYAYAWKTLLDAGLHCNGGSDAPIEQVNPFLGIYSAVTRRSFLDGVCYMPEERLTVYEAVSLFTTGSAYAIGKEAKRGQITKGYEADFTILDRNVFEIEAEEIKEVQAEMTVIDGEIVYRKDA; via the coding sequence ATGGGAGAAATTTGGCATGGCGGAAGTATTTATACAATGCGAAAAGAAAACGAAAAAGTGGAAGCTGTTTACGTTGAAAATGGTGTCATTGTTGAATTAGGGGATAAGGAAGAGTTAGAAAAACGATATTCTGCGGAGGAGTTGTATGACTTAGAAGGAAAAACAATGATTCCAGGTCTCGTTGATAGCCATATGCATCTTATTGGGCATGGGGAGAGATTACTTCGTCTAGATCTATCAAATTGCAAATCTTATAGCGAAGTGCTTACCCTTGTTCAGAAGCGAGTAGAAGAAGCGCCAAAAGGCTCTTGGATTATCGGAGAAGGATGGAATGAAAATAATTTTACAGATACAAAACAAGTTCATGTACGTGATTTAGATGAAATCTCTAAAGAGCATCCGATTTTATTAAAGCGCGTTTGTCGTCACGTGACATGGGTGAATTCATACATATTGGAACAAGCGAAAATAACAGAAGCGGCGCAAGATCCGAAAGGCGGGAAAATTGGCCGGGACTCATTAAATAAATTAACAGGGCTTTTATATGAACAAGGACAAGAGTTAATTAAACATGTTCAACCTGAAATAGATGGAGCGTATTTGCAAAGAGCGTTGCAAACAGCGATTTCAGACTGCTGGCAATACGGGTTAGTTGGTGGACATACGGAAGATTTAAATTATTATGGCGGCTTTCAAAAAACTTACAATGCGTTTTCACACGTTATAAAAGAAATGCCATTTAAAGCACATTTGCTCGTTCATCATGAAGTAGCGAATGAGCGAAAAGAATATGAAGATGAGCACTATATTGAATTTGGGGCGATGAAGATTTTTTCTGACGGTTCTTTTGGCGGAAGAACAGCTTTATTGAGTGAGCCGTATGAAGATGCGCAGGAAACGAATGGAGTTGCGATTTTCTCACGTGAAGAGCTTGCAGGGTTAGTGAAGAAAGCACGTGATTTACATATGCCAGTTGCGATTCATACAATCGGTGACTTATCACTAGAATATGTCATTGATGCGCTTGAATTATATCCACCGGCAGAAGGATTACGTGACCGTATTATTCATTGCCAGCTTGCTCGTGAAGAGTTGATTGAAAGAATGAAACACTTGCCAGCTATTATCGATATTCAGCCGGTCTTTGTTTCATCGGATTTTCCGTCAGTGATTGAAAAACTAGGAAAGCATCGTCTTCGTTACGCATACGCTTGGAAGACATTGCTGGACGCAGGGTTACATTGCAATGGTGGATCTGATGCTCCAATTGAACAAGTGAATCCGTTTTTAGGTATATATAGTGCTGTTACACGTAGAAGTTTTCTTGATGGTGTATGTTATATGCCAGAAGAAAGATTAACGGTATATGAGGCTGTTTCTTTATTTACAACAGGAAGTGCGTATGCAATTGGAAAAGAAGCAAAGCGAGGACAAATTACAAAAGGATATGAAGCAGACTTTACGATATTAGACCGCAATGTTTTTGAAATTGAGGCGGAAGAAATAAAAGAAGTACAGGCCGAAATGACCGTCATTGATGGGGAGATTGTTTATAGAAAAGACGCTTGA
- a CDS encoding DUF2953 domain-containing protein, translated as MVRMKWLVIGMIILLLFILLILLSKISLKVTFLYSEMEKQCLFQVKIWMIRYTFDVLERIEKQQKKTGQKIEKAEADGGVDNKIMAQLDSIGELIKKLQEVHTIVKDFLKRVKINSWKWHSQIGAGDAASTGIVTGYAWGTKGMAAGVVGQYMHIVDVPEFEITPVFQGKGFASRCELTASFHIFRTVKTAVKLLMFMRKQKSGMTDKSIQA; from the coding sequence ATGGTACGAATGAAATGGCTCGTAATTGGAATGATAATTCTTCTACTTTTTATTTTGCTAATACTATTATCGAAAATATCGCTTAAGGTGACGTTTTTATATTCAGAAATGGAAAAGCAATGTTTATTTCAAGTGAAAATATGGATGATTCGATATACGTTTGATGTATTGGAAAGAATTGAAAAACAGCAGAAAAAGACGGGGCAGAAAATCGAAAAAGCTGAGGCAGATGGCGGAGTAGATAATAAAATTATGGCACAACTTGATAGCATTGGAGAACTGATAAAAAAGCTTCAAGAAGTTCATACTATTGTTAAAGATTTTCTCAAAAGAGTGAAAATCAATAGTTGGAAATGGCATTCACAAATTGGAGCAGGCGACGCGGCTAGTACTGGAATTGTCACTGGATATGCATGGGGGACAAAAGGAATGGCTGCTGGAGTTGTAGGACAATATATGCATATTGTCGACGTACCAGAATTTGAAATTACACCTGTTTTTCAAGGGAAGGGATTTGCATCCAGATGTGAATTAACAGCTTCCTTTCATATATTTCGTACTGTGAAAACAGCGGTAAAATTACTCATGTTTATGAGAAAGCAAAAGTCTGGTATGACAGATAAATCTATTCAAGCATAG
- a CDS encoding NAD kinase, which produces MADRRNLFFFYGDDKVTLVEKMKPVYRILEENGFTILDHPKNANAIVSVGDDGTFLQAVRKTGFREDCLYAGISTKDEISFYCDFHIDHVDTALQEITKNEIEVRKYPTIKVDVDHGTSFHCLNEFSLRSSIIKTFVVDVHVDNLHFETFRGDGLVISTPTGSTAYNKSLHGAVVDPLIPCFQVSELASLNNNTYRTLGSPFLLNHERTLTLTLKPDGNDYPVIGMDNEALSIKQVEKAVVRLSDKQIKTVKLKNNSFWEKVQRTFL; this is translated from the coding sequence ATGGCAGATCGTCGCAATTTATTTTTCTTTTATGGTGATGACAAAGTAACGCTCGTTGAAAAAATGAAACCAGTATATCGTATTTTAGAGGAAAATGGATTTACCATATTAGATCATCCAAAAAATGCAAACGCTATCGTCAGCGTTGGAGATGATGGAACTTTCTTACAAGCCGTTCGTAAAACTGGTTTTAGAGAAGATTGCTTATACGCAGGTATTTCTACGAAAGATGAAATTTCTTTCTACTGCGATTTCCATATCGATCACGTTGATACAGCCCTTCAAGAAATTACAAAAAACGAAATTGAAGTGCGAAAATATCCAACAATTAAAGTAGATGTAGATCACGGTACATCTTTCCATTGTTTAAATGAATTTTCATTACGCTCTAGCATCATTAAAACATTTGTCGTAGATGTACACGTCGACAATTTACATTTTGAAACATTTAGAGGTGATGGATTAGTTATCTCCACACCAACAGGCAGTACCGCTTACAATAAATCATTACATGGTGCAGTTGTCGATCCACTTATCCCATGTTTCCAAGTAAGCGAACTAGCATCTTTAAATAACAACACATACCGTACACTCGGGTCACCGTTCCTTTTAAATCACGAGCGTACGTTAACTTTAACACTTAAACCTGATGGCAATGATTATCCTGTTATCGGAATGGATAACGAAGCACTTAGCATTAAACAAGTGGAAAAAGCCGTTGTTCGTTTAAGTGATAAACAAATTAAAACTGTTAAATTAAAAAATAATTCCTTCTGGGAAAAAGTACAGAGAACGTTTTTATAG
- the ytfJ gene encoding GerW family sporulation protein — MDHPIQGLMTTAMQHLKQMTDVNTIVGDPIKAADGSVILTVSKVSFGFAAGGSEFGKVEHSGRHPFGGGSGGGVSINPVAFLVINGDGVKVLHLDKQTHVIDKIIELAPQAVDKVKEMMDKRKEDDPEFQI; from the coding sequence ATGGACCATCCAATTCAAGGTTTAATGACAACAGCAATGCAGCACTTAAAACAAATGACTGATGTAAATACAATAGTTGGTGATCCAATTAAAGCGGCAGATGGAAGTGTAATTCTTACCGTTTCGAAAGTAAGTTTTGGATTTGCTGCTGGTGGAAGTGAATTTGGAAAAGTAGAACATTCTGGTCGTCATCCTTTTGGAGGAGGTAGCGGTGGTGGAGTTTCCATTAATCCTGTTGCCTTTCTCGTTATAAATGGAGATGGTGTGAAAGTTTTACATTTAGATAAACAAACACATGTCATTGACAAAATAATTGAATTAGCGCCACAAGCTGTTGATAAAGTGAAAGAAATGATGGATAAACGAAAAGAAGATGATCCGGAATTTCAAATTTAA
- the tpx gene encoding thiol peroxidase, protein MANVTFKGNPMTLVGTEVKVGDQAPNFQVLANDLSPVSLETYKGEVKLISVVPSIDTGVCDAQTRRFNEDAAGIENTKVLTISADLPFAQKRWCAANGLENVATLSDHRDLSFGEAYGLVMKELRLLARAVFVVDSNDKVVYVEYVSEGTSHPNYEAALEAAKLAK, encoded by the coding sequence GTGGCAAATGTAACTTTTAAAGGTAACCCAATGACTTTAGTTGGAACAGAAGTTAAAGTTGGCGATCAAGCGCCTAACTTCCAAGTATTAGCAAATGACTTATCTCCAGTAAGTTTAGAAACATACAAAGGTGAAGTGAAATTAATTAGTGTTGTACCTTCAATCGACACAGGTGTGTGTGATGCACAAACTCGTCGTTTTAACGAAGATGCAGCAGGTATTGAAAATACGAAAGTATTAACAATTAGCGCTGATTTACCATTCGCTCAAAAACGTTGGTGTGCAGCTAACGGTTTAGAAAACGTTGCGACACTTTCTGATCACCGTGACCTTTCATTCGGTGAAGCTTATGGCTTAGTAATGAAAGAACTTCGTTTACTTGCTCGTGCGGTATTCGTAGTAGATAGCAATGACAAAGTAGTTTACGTAGAATACGTAAGCGAAGGCACAAGCCATCCAAACTATGAAGCAGCATTAGAAGCAGCTAAATTAGCGAAGTAA
- a CDS encoding argininosuccinate synthase — MEKKKVVLAYSGGLDTSVAIKWLQEKNYDIIALCLDLGEGKDLAFVKEKALSVGAIKSYMIDVQEEFANEYALIAMQAHTLYEGKYPLVSALSRPLIAKKLVEIAEQEGATAVAHGCTGKGNDQVRFEVSIQALNPYLEVIAPVREWKWSREEEIAYAKENDIPIPINLDSPFSIDQNLWGRSNECGILEDPWAAPPEEAYEMTLALEDTPNKPEFVEIGFEAGVPTTLNGTAYSLSELIKTLNALAGKHGVGRIDHVENRLVGIKSREVYECPAAMTLITAHKELEDLTLVKEVAHFKPMIEQKLTELIYNGLWFSPLKQALNAFLQETQKNVTGTVRVKLFKGHAIVEGRKSEYSLYDEKLATYTAQDEFNHDAAVGFISLFGLPTKVYSQVNQKKVEA; from the coding sequence ATGGAGAAGAAAAAAGTTGTATTAGCATATTCCGGAGGTCTTGATACTTCCGTTGCAATTAAATGGTTACAAGAGAAGAATTATGATATTATCGCGCTTTGCTTAGATCTAGGGGAAGGTAAAGACTTAGCGTTTGTAAAAGAAAAAGCACTTTCAGTAGGTGCAATTAAATCATATATGATTGATGTTCAAGAAGAATTCGCGAATGAATATGCATTGATAGCGATGCAAGCTCACACGTTATACGAAGGGAAATATCCTCTTGTCTCTGCATTATCTCGTCCGCTTATTGCGAAAAAATTAGTGGAAATTGCAGAACAAGAAGGCGCAACTGCAGTTGCACATGGATGTACAGGGAAAGGGAATGATCAAGTTCGTTTTGAAGTTTCTATTCAAGCGTTGAATCCATATTTAGAAGTTATTGCGCCTGTACGTGAATGGAAATGGTCACGTGAAGAAGAAATTGCATATGCAAAAGAAAATGATATACCGATTCCAATTAATTTAGATAGCCCGTTTTCAATCGATCAAAACTTATGGGGACGCAGCAACGAATGTGGAATTTTAGAAGATCCATGGGCAGCGCCGCCAGAAGAAGCATACGAGATGACATTAGCATTAGAAGATACACCGAATAAACCAGAGTTTGTAGAAATCGGATTTGAAGCAGGAGTACCGACGACTTTAAACGGCACTGCATATTCACTTTCAGAATTAATTAAAACGTTAAATGCACTTGCTGGAAAACATGGCGTTGGACGTATCGATCATGTAGAAAATCGCCTTGTCGGTATTAAATCTCGTGAAGTGTACGAATGCCCAGCGGCAATGACATTAATAACAGCGCATAAAGAACTTGAAGATTTAACACTTGTGAAAGAGGTCGCTCATTTCAAACCGATGATTGAGCAAAAACTAACAGAATTAATTTATAACGGTTTATGGTTCTCACCTTTAAAACAAGCACTCAATGCTTTCTTACAAGAAACGCAAAAAAATGTAACAGGTACAGTGCGTGTGAAATTATTTAAAGGTCATGCGATTGTAGAAGGACGTAAATCTGAGTACTCTTTATACGATGAGAAATTAGCTACGTATACTGCCCAGGATGAATTTAATCATGATGCAGCAGTTGGATTTATTTCATTATTCGGTTTACCTACGAAAGTATACAGCCAGGTGAATCAAAAGAAGGTGGAAGCGTGA
- a CDS encoding class I SAM-dependent methyltransferase: MSQAVETLFSIFDSSTVVLRKELDVTFLEALVETGDNLFEGAILQEELSESTIERLNREYSTFNEETYKGEEIRKAFQLAILKGMKEGVQANHEMTPDAVGMFMSYLFHKFMQGQKEITVLDPAIGTGNLMTTVFNSAKEELAMSGFGVEVDEVLIKLALVNANLQKHAIEFFHQDGLAPLYIDPVDAVISDLPIGYYPNEIGASEYKLKADEGMSYAHHLFIEQSVKHTKEGGYLFFLVPNFIFESDQAPKLHAFIKETCFIQGLLQLPVSMFKNEKNAKSIFVLQKKGQDVTMPKQALLVELPKFSNMKAMENIMDQLNTWFATHK, from the coding sequence GTGAGTCAGGCAGTAGAAACATTATTTTCTATTTTTGATTCTTCTACGGTAGTTTTACGTAAAGAATTAGATGTAACATTTTTAGAGGCGCTTGTAGAAACAGGTGATAACTTGTTTGAAGGAGCGATTTTACAAGAGGAATTATCCGAATCAACAATTGAAAGGTTGAATCGTGAATATAGTACGTTTAATGAAGAAACATATAAAGGGGAAGAAATTCGTAAAGCATTTCAGCTAGCCATTTTAAAAGGAATGAAAGAAGGCGTGCAAGCGAATCATGAAATGACGCCAGATGCAGTTGGAATGTTCATGAGCTACTTATTCCATAAATTTATGCAAGGGCAAAAAGAAATTACAGTTTTAGACCCTGCAATTGGAACGGGTAACTTAATGACTACAGTGTTTAATAGCGCCAAAGAAGAACTAGCAATGAGTGGATTTGGTGTAGAAGTGGATGAAGTGCTAATTAAACTTGCTTTAGTAAATGCGAATTTACAAAAGCATGCAATCGAATTCTTCCATCAAGATGGACTAGCACCACTTTATATCGATCCAGTTGATGCAGTCATTTCAGACTTACCAATTGGTTACTACCCAAATGAAATCGGTGCGAGTGAATATAAGTTAAAAGCAGATGAAGGAATGTCATATGCACATCACTTATTTATTGAACAAAGTGTGAAACATACGAAAGAAGGCGGGTATTTATTCTTCTTAGTACCAAACTTCATTTTTGAAAGTGATCAAGCGCCAAAGCTACATGCATTTATTAAAGAGACATGCTTTATTCAAGGATTGTTACAGCTACCTGTTTCCATGTTTAAAAACGAGAAAAATGCAAAAAGTATATTTGTTCTCCAAAAGAAAGGCCAGGATGTAACAATGCCAAAACAGGCACTACTAGTGGAATTACCTAAATTCTCTAACATGAAGGCTATGGAGAACATTATGGATCAATTGAATACTTGGTTTGCAACACATAAATAA